The following proteins are encoded in a genomic region of Nonomuraea muscovyensis:
- a CDS encoding OsmC family protein produces the protein MSDYLVQVRHADGLSLNITNGRTNLTTAWNPEDGSWLATELFLAGLGACMLATLMSYAQTNQIDVTGAGVRVTAESAARPMRMSRIDITYELPGHLTEAQVQSLVRAGDRCKVHNTMEQHPELVVRAETSTTPAGGKP, from the coding sequence ATGTCCGACTATCTTGTCCAGGTCCGCCACGCCGACGGTCTCTCGCTGAACATCACCAACGGTCGAACCAACCTGACCACCGCCTGGAACCCCGAAGACGGCTCCTGGCTGGCCACGGAGCTCTTCCTGGCCGGGCTCGGCGCCTGCATGCTGGCCACGTTGATGAGCTACGCGCAGACCAACCAGATCGACGTCACCGGCGCCGGCGTGCGGGTGACGGCAGAGAGCGCCGCCCGCCCGATGCGCATGAGCCGCATCGACATCACCTACGAGCTGCCCGGACATCTGACCGAGGCGCAGGTCCAGTCGCTCGTCCGGGCCGGCGACCGGTGCAAGGTGCACAACACCATGGAGCAGCACCCCGAGCTCGTGGTGCGAGCCGAGACCAGCACCACCCCGGCCGGCGGGAAGCCGTGA